Proteins co-encoded in one Paraburkholderia terrae genomic window:
- the tuf gene encoding elongation factor Tu — protein MAKGKFERTKPHVNVGTIGHVDHGKTTLTAAITTVLTAKFGGEAKAYDQIDAAPEEKARGITINTAHVEYETANRHYAHVDCPGHADYVKNMITGAAQMDGAILVCSAADGPMPQTREHILLARQVGVPYIIVFLNKCDMVDDAELLELVEMEVRELLSKYDFPGDDTPIIKGSAKLALEGDKGELGEVAIMNLADALDTYIPTPERAVDGAFLMPVEDVFSISGRGTVVTGRVERGIVKVGEEIEIVGIKPTVKTTCTGVEMFRKLLDQGQAGDNVGILLRGTKREDVERGQVLAKPGSITPHTHFTAEVYVLSKDEGGRHTPFFNNYRPQFYFRTTDVTGSIELPKDKEMVMPGDNVSITVKLIAPIAMEEGLRFAIREGGRTVGAGVVAKIIE, from the coding sequence ATGGCTAAAGGTAAATTCGAACGGACCAAGCCGCACGTGAACGTCGGCACGATCGGTCACGTTGACCACGGCAAGACCACGCTGACGGCAGCGATCACGACGGTGCTGACGGCAAAGTTCGGCGGCGAAGCAAAGGCGTATGACCAGATCGACGCAGCGCCGGAAGAAAAGGCGCGCGGCATCACGATCAACACGGCACACGTCGAGTACGAAACGGCTAACCGCCACTACGCACACGTCGACTGCCCGGGCCACGCTGACTATGTGAAGAACATGATCACGGGCGCAGCGCAGATGGACGGCGCAATCTTGGTGTGCTCGGCCGCTGACGGCCCGATGCCGCAAACGCGTGAGCACATCCTGCTGGCGCGTCAGGTCGGTGTGCCGTACATCATCGTGTTCCTGAACAAGTGCGACATGGTGGACGACGCCGAGCTGCTGGAACTCGTCGAGATGGAAGTTCGCGAACTCCTGTCGAAGTACGATTTCCCGGGCGACGACACGCCGATCATCAAGGGTTCGGCGAAGCTGGCGCTCGAAGGCGACAAGGGCGAGCTGGGCGAAGTGGCGATCATGAACCTGGCCGACGCACTGGACACGTACATCCCGACGCCGGAGCGCGCGGTTGACGGCGCGTTCCTGATGCCGGTGGAAGACGTGTTCTCGATCTCGGGTCGTGGCACGGTGGTGACGGGTCGCGTTGAACGCGGCATCGTCAAGGTCGGCGAGGAAATCGAAATCGTCGGTATCAAGCCGACGGTGAAGACGACCTGCACGGGCGTGGAAATGTTCCGCAAGCTGCTCGACCAGGGTCAGGCAGGCGACAACGTTGGTATCCTGCTGCGCGGCACGAAGCGTGAAGACGTGGAGCGTGGCCAGGTGCTGGCCAAGCCGGGTTCGATCACGCCGCACACGCACTTCACGGCTGAAGTGTACGTGCTGAGCAAGGACGAAGGCGGCCGTCACACGCCGTTCTTCAACAACTACCGTCCGCAGTTCTACTTCCGTACGACGGACGTGACGGGCTCGATCGAGCTGCCGAAGGACAAGGAAATGGTGATGCCGGGCGACAACGTGTCGATCACGGTGAAGCTGATCGCTCCGATCGCGATGGAAGAAGGTCTGCGCTTCGCAATCCGTGAAGGTGGCCGTACCGTCGGCGCAGGTGTCGTTGCCAAGATCATCGAGTAA
- the fusA gene encoding elongation factor G codes for MARKTPIERYRNIGISAHIDAGKTTTTERILFYTGVNHKIGEVHDGAATMDWMEQEQERGITITSAATTAFWKGMAGDRAEHRINIIDTPGHVDFTIEVERSMRVLDGACMVYCAVGGVQPQSETVWRQANKYKVPRLAFINKMDRTGANFFKVYDQLKLRLKANPVPVVVPIGAEENFTGVVDLMKMKAIIWDEASQGTKFSYEEIPAELVDSCNEWREKMIEAAAESSEDLMNKYLEDGELSEAEIIKGLRDRTIACEIQPMLCGTAFKNKGVQRMLDAVLDFLPSPIDIPPVTGELENGEKGERRAADDEKFSALAFKIMTDPFVGQLIFFRVYSGVVNSGDTVLNATKDKKERLGRILQMHANQREEIKEVRAGDIAAAVGLKDATTGDTLCDPQSPIVLERMIFPEPVISQAVEPKTKPDQEKMGLALNRLAQEDPSFRVQTDEESGQTIISGMGELHLEILVDRMKREFGVEATVGKPQVAYRETIRGKAEDVDGKFVKQSGGRGQYGHAVITLEPNEQGKGYEFLDEIKGGVIPREYIPAVDKGIQETLKAGVLAGFPVVDVKVHLTFGSYHDVDSNENAFRMAGSMAFKEAMRKAQPVILEPMMAVEVETPEDYMGNVMGDLSGRRGIVQGMDDMVGGGKIVRAEVPLSEMFGYSTSLRSLTQGRATYTMEFKHYAEAPRNVSEAIINAKSK; via the coding sequence GTGGCTCGCAAGACACCTATCGAGCGCTACCGCAACATCGGTATTAGCGCTCACATCGACGCCGGCAAAACGACGACGACCGAGCGCATCCTGTTCTATACCGGCGTGAACCACAAGATCGGTGAAGTGCATGACGGCGCCGCCACCATGGACTGGATGGAGCAGGAACAGGAACGTGGTATTACCATCACGTCCGCTGCTACCACGGCGTTCTGGAAAGGCATGGCAGGCGACCGCGCCGAGCACCGTATCAACATCATCGACACCCCGGGTCACGTTGACTTCACGATTGAAGTCGAGCGCTCGATGCGCGTGCTCGACGGTGCGTGCATGGTCTACTGCGCAGTGGGCGGCGTGCAGCCGCAGTCGGAAACGGTTTGGCGCCAGGCGAACAAGTACAAGGTTCCCCGTCTCGCGTTCATCAACAAGATGGACCGCACCGGCGCGAACTTCTTCAAGGTCTACGACCAGCTCAAGCTGCGTCTGAAGGCGAACCCGGTTCCCGTCGTCGTGCCGATCGGCGCGGAAGAGAACTTCACGGGCGTCGTCGACCTGATGAAGATGAAGGCGATCATTTGGGACGAAGCGTCCCAAGGTACGAAGTTCTCGTACGAAGAGATCCCGGCTGAACTGGTCGACTCGTGCAACGAATGGCGCGAAAAGATGATCGAAGCCGCGGCTGAGTCGAGCGAAGACTTGATGAACAAGTACCTCGAAGACGGCGAGCTGTCGGAAGCGGAAATCATCAAGGGTCTGCGCGACCGTACGATCGCTTGCGAAATCCAGCCGATGCTGTGCGGCACCGCGTTCAAGAACAAGGGCGTGCAACGTATGCTGGACGCCGTTCTGGACTTCCTGCCGTCGCCGATCGACATTCCGCCGGTTACGGGCGAACTGGAAAACGGCGAAAAGGGTGAGCGCCGCGCTGCCGACGACGAAAAGTTCTCGGCACTGGCGTTCAAGATCATGACTGACCCGTTCGTCGGCCAACTGATCTTCTTCCGTGTGTACTCGGGCGTCGTGAATTCGGGTGACACCGTGCTGAACGCGACCAAAGACAAGAAGGAACGTCTGGGTCGTATTCTGCAGATGCACGCGAACCAGCGCGAAGAAATCAAGGAAGTGCGCGCAGGCGACATCGCTGCTGCAGTCGGCCTGAAAGACGCAACGACCGGCGACACGCTGTGCGATCCGCAAAGCCCGATCGTGCTTGAACGCATGATTTTCCCGGAGCCGGTGATTTCGCAGGCTGTTGAGCCGAAGACGAAGCCTGACCAGGAAAAGATGGGTCTGGCGCTGAACCGTCTGGCTCAGGAAGATCCGTCGTTCCGCGTTCAAACGGACGAAGAATCGGGCCAAACCATTATTTCGGGCATGGGCGAGCTCCACCTGGAAATTCTGGTTGACCGTATGAAGCGCGAATTCGGCGTTGAAGCGACCGTCGGCAAGCCGCAGGTTGCTTACCGCGAAACGATTCGCGGCAAGGCGGAAGACGTCGACGGCAAGTTCGTCAAGCAGTCGGGTGGTCGCGGCCAATACGGCCACGCGGTCATCACGCTTGAACCGAATGAGCAAGGCAAGGGCTACGAGTTCCTCGACGAGATCAAGGGTGGTGTGATTCCGCGTGAATACATCCCCGCGGTCGACAAGGGCATCCAGGAAACGTTGAAGGCAGGCGTGCTGGCAGGCTTCCCGGTCGTCGACGTCAAGGTTCACCTGACGTTTGGCTCGTACCACGACGTTGACTCGAACGAAAATGCGTTCCGCATGGCCGGCTCGATGGCGTTCAAGGAAGCAATGCGCAAGGCTCAGCCGGTCATCCTCGAACCGATGATGGCTGTCGAAGTCGAAACGCCGGAAGACTACATGGGCAACGTGATGGGCGACCTGTCGGGCCGTCGCGGTATTGTCCAGGGCATGGACGATATGGTTGGCGGCGGTAAGATCGTCCGCGCCGAAGTGCCGCTGTCGGAGATGTTTGGCTACTCGACGTCGCTGCGCTCGCTCACGCAAGGTCGCGCAACGTACACGATGGAATTCAAGCACTACGCAGAAGCTCCGCGTAACGTGTCGGAAGCGATCATCAACGCGAAGTCGAAGTAA
- the rpsL gene encoding 30S ribosomal protein S12 produces MPTINQLVRKGRTSETTKSKSPALQDCPQRRGVCTRVYTTTPKKPNSALRKVAKVRLTNGFEVISYIGGEGHNLQEHSVVLIRGGRVKDLPGVRYHMVRGSLDTQGVKDRKQARSKYGAKRAKAGK; encoded by the coding sequence ATGCCAACCATCAATCAACTGGTTCGCAAAGGCCGCACGTCGGAAACGACGAAGAGCAAGAGCCCGGCCTTGCAGGACTGCCCCCAGCGTCGCGGCGTATGCACCCGTGTGTACACCACGACGCCTAAGAAGCCTAACTCGGCGCTCCGTAAGGTTGCCAAGGTTCGTCTGACGAACGGCTTCGAAGTCATTTCGTACATCGGTGGTGAAGGCCACAACCTGCAGGAACACTCGGTCGTGCTGATTCGCGGCGGCCGTGTGAAGGACTTGCCGGGTGTGCGTTACCACATGGTTCGTGGCTCGCTGGATACCCAGGGCGTCAAGGATCGTAAGCAAGCTCGCTCGAAGTACGGTGCGAAGCGTGCCAAGGCTGGCAAGTAA
- the rpsJ gene encoding 30S ribosomal protein S10 — translation MQNQKIRIRLKAFDYRLIDQSAAEIVDTAKRTGAIVRGPVPLPTRIQRFDILRSPHVNKTSRDQLEIRTHQRLMDIVDPTDKTVDALMKLDLPAGVDVEIKLQ, via the coding sequence ATGCAGAACCAGAAAATCCGCATTCGCCTGAAGGCATTCGACTATCGTCTGATCGATCAATCGGCAGCTGAGATCGTCGACACCGCGAAGCGGACTGGCGCAATCGTTCGTGGTCCGGTGCCCCTGCCGACCCGCATCCAGCGTTTCGACATTCTTCGTTCGCCGCACGTCAACAAGACGTCGCGCGATCAGCTCGAAATCCGCACGCACCAACGCCTGATGGACATCGTCGATCCGACGGACAAGACCGTCGACGCGTTGATGAAGCTGGATCTGCCGGCTGGCGTGGACGTCGAGATCAAGCTGCAGTAA
- the rpsG gene encoding 30S ribosomal protein S7, giving the protein MPRRREVPKREVLPDPKFGNVDVAKFMNVLMLSGKKSVAERIVYGAFEQIQTKGGKDPLEVFTVALNNVKPVVEVKSRRVGGANYQVPVEVRPSRRMALAMRWLREAAKKRSEKSMALRLAGELSEAAEGRGGAMKKRDEVHRMAEANKAFSHFRF; this is encoded by the coding sequence ATGCCGCGTCGTCGCGAAGTCCCCAAGCGGGAAGTGTTGCCGGATCCGAAGTTCGGTAACGTTGATGTTGCAAAATTCATGAACGTGCTGATGCTCTCCGGCAAGAAGTCGGTTGCCGAGCGCATCGTGTACGGCGCTTTCGAACAGATCCAGACCAAGGGTGGCAAGGACCCGCTGGAAGTGTTCACGGTAGCGCTCAACAACGTGAAGCCGGTGGTCGAAGTGAAGAGCCGTCGCGTTGGTGGTGCGAACTATCAGGTTCCGGTCGAAGTGCGTCCGTCGCGTCGTATGGCATTGGCGATGCGTTGGCTGCGTGAAGCCGCGAAGAAGCGCAGCGAGAAGTCGATGGCTCTGCGTCTGGCTGGTGAACTCTCCGAAGCGGCTGAAGGCCGTGGCGGCGCGATGAAGAAGCGCGACGAAGTTCACCGGATGGCAGAAGCCAACAAGGCGTTCTCGCATTTCCGTTTCTAA
- the recQ gene encoding DNA helicase RecQ — MSRSLQILNEVFGYPAFRGQQGEIVEHVSSGGDCLVLMPTGGGKSLCYQIPSLVRREAGLGAGIVVSPLIALMQDQVAALREVGVRAAYLNSTLSGADAAATERALREGEIDLLYVAPERLMTPRFLDLIERARIGLFAIDEAHCVSQWGHDFRPEYIQLSVLHERFPSVPRIALTATADAITRDEIIHRLALDDARVFVSSFDRPNIRYRIVEKDNARSQLLDFIRAEHTRTDGTTDAGVVYCLSRRKVEETAEWLKGQGVRALPYHAGMEFEVRQRHQEMFQREEGVVMCATIAFGMGIDKPDVRFVAHLDLPKSVEGYYQETGRAGRDGLPANAWMTYGLGDVVQQRKMIDESEADDAHKRVQTGKLDALLGLCETATCRRVRLLAYFGEEGKPCGNCDTCLEPPASWDATRESQMALSCAFRAQRASGFNFGAGHLIDILRGNRTEKILQRGHEKLSTFGIGAALSEHEWRAVFRQLVAFGFLTVDHDGFGALVLTEASKPVLKGEQQVTMRRYVKPVRTRQSSGRTSERADPTAGMNSRERARWDRLRAWRTETAKSDGVPAYVIFHDATLAEIARNSPESLDDLRHIPGMGARKLDRFGDELLEVVAAD, encoded by the coding sequence ATGTCCCGTTCGCTCCAGATCCTCAACGAAGTTTTCGGTTATCCCGCGTTTCGAGGGCAGCAGGGCGAAATCGTCGAGCACGTTTCTTCAGGCGGCGACTGTCTGGTGCTGATGCCGACGGGCGGCGGCAAATCGCTGTGCTATCAGATTCCTTCGCTGGTGCGCCGCGAAGCCGGGTTGGGTGCAGGGATCGTCGTGTCACCGCTGATCGCGTTGATGCAGGATCAGGTGGCGGCGCTAAGGGAAGTCGGTGTGCGTGCGGCGTATCTGAACTCGACGCTGTCGGGCGCCGATGCAGCTGCGACGGAGCGCGCGTTGCGCGAGGGCGAAATCGATCTGCTGTATGTCGCCCCTGAACGGCTGATGACGCCACGCTTTCTCGATCTGATCGAACGCGCGCGCATCGGTTTGTTCGCCATTGACGAAGCGCATTGCGTGTCGCAATGGGGCCACGATTTCAGGCCCGAGTACATCCAGCTTTCGGTGTTGCACGAGCGGTTCCCTTCGGTACCGCGTATCGCGCTGACCGCCACCGCCGACGCGATCACGCGCGACGAGATCATCCATCGCCTGGCGCTGGACGACGCGCGCGTGTTCGTGTCGAGCTTCGATCGGCCGAACATCCGCTATCGGATCGTCGAGAAGGACAACGCGCGTTCGCAACTGCTCGACTTCATCCGCGCGGAACACACGCGCACGGACGGCACGACTGACGCGGGCGTCGTGTATTGCCTGTCGCGCCGCAAGGTCGAGGAAACGGCCGAGTGGCTGAAAGGACAGGGCGTGCGCGCGCTGCCATATCACGCGGGCATGGAATTCGAAGTGCGTCAGCGGCATCAGGAGATGTTTCAGCGCGAGGAAGGCGTCGTGATGTGCGCGACGATCGCGTTTGGCATGGGCATCGACAAGCCGGACGTGCGCTTTGTCGCGCATCTGGATTTGCCAAAGAGCGTCGAAGGTTATTACCAAGAGACGGGGCGTGCCGGCCGTGATGGTTTGCCGGCGAACGCCTGGATGACGTACGGTCTCGGCGACGTCGTGCAGCAGCGCAAGATGATCGACGAATCCGAAGCCGACGACGCGCATAAGCGGGTCCAAACCGGCAAGCTCGATGCGTTGCTCGGTTTATGCGAGACCGCGACGTGCCGGCGCGTGCGGCTGCTCGCTTACTTTGGCGAAGAGGGCAAGCCGTGCGGCAACTGCGATACATGTCTCGAGCCGCCGGCGTCGTGGGATGCGACGCGTGAATCGCAGATGGCGCTGTCATGCGCGTTCCGTGCGCAGCGCGCTAGCGGCTTCAATTTCGGCGCAGGACATCTGATCGACATTCTTCGCGGCAATCGTACTGAGAAGATTCTGCAGCGTGGCCACGAGAAGCTGAGCACCTTCGGAATCGGCGCGGCGTTGTCCGAGCATGAATGGCGTGCGGTATTTCGCCAGTTGGTCGCATTCGGATTTCTCACCGTCGATCACGACGGTTTCGGCGCCCTCGTGCTGACGGAAGCCAGCAAGCCTGTCCTAAAAGGCGAGCAACAAGTGACGATGCGTCGCTATGTGAAGCCGGTGCGCACGCGTCAATCTTCGGGACGCACAAGCGAACGTGCCGATCCGACAGCGGGCATGAATTCACGCGAGCGAGCGCGTTGGGACCGCCTGCGCGCCTGGCGCACCGAAACCGCGAAGAGCGATGGCGTACCAGCGTATGTCATTTTCCACGACGCCACGCTGGCCGAAATCGCGCGTAATTCCCCTGAATCGCTCGACGATCTGCGCCACATTCCCGGCATGGGCGCGCGCAAGCTCGACCGTTTCGGCGACGAACTGCTTGAAGTCGTCGCTGCGGATTGA
- the rplC gene encoding 50S ribosomal protein L3 gives MSLGLVGRKVGMTRIFTAEGDSIPVTVLDVSDNRVTQIKTVETDGYTAVQVAFGTRRASRVTKPLAGHLAKAGVQAGEILKEFQIDAAKAAELANGAVIGVDLFEVGQKVDVQGTSIGKGYAGTIKRYNFASGRASHGNSRSHNVPGSIGMAQDPGRVFPGKRMTGHMGDETVTVQNLEIARIDADRKLLLVKGAVPGAKGGKVFVTPAVKTRAVKGAK, from the coding sequence ATGAGCCTTGGACTCGTAGGTCGCAAGGTTGGCATGACCCGTATCTTCACGGCTGAAGGGGATTCGATTCCCGTCACCGTGCTGGACGTGTCCGACAACCGCGTGACGCAGATCAAGACTGTTGAAACCGACGGCTACACGGCCGTTCAGGTTGCCTTCGGTACGCGCCGTGCATCGCGTGTGACGAAGCCGTTGGCAGGTCATCTCGCCAAAGCCGGCGTTCAAGCCGGTGAAATCCTCAAGGAATTCCAGATCGACGCCGCCAAGGCTGCCGAGCTGGCGAATGGCGCAGTGATCGGTGTGGATCTCTTCGAAGTGGGCCAGAAGGTCGATGTGCAAGGCACCTCGATCGGTAAGGGCTACGCCGGTACCATCAAGCGCTACAACTTCGCTTCGGGCCGTGCATCGCACGGTAACTCGCGTTCGCACAACGTGCCGGGTTCGATCGGTATGGCGCAGGATCCGGGTCGTGTTTTCCCGGGTAAGCGCATGACGGGTCATATGGGTGACGAGACGGTCACCGTGCAGAACCTCGAAATCGCACGTATCGACGCAGATCGCAAGCTGCTGCTGGTCAAGGGTGCTGTTCCGGGTGCGAAGGGCGGCAAGGTTTTTGTGACGCCGGCTGTGAAGACGCGTGCCGTGAAAGGAGCGAAATAA